Within Vigna unguiculata cultivar IT97K-499-35 chromosome 2, ASM411807v1, whole genome shotgun sequence, the genomic segment CAgctaaaagtaaaacaaaatgaCACAGAGACCCAAGATTTAGGAGAAATGTATGCAGTTTTTCAAATGTACAAACGGTGTGCTTTCGACAGACCTTATACTATTTCAGACAATCTTTTATTCGGTCTCCTTTCTCATATTTAGCTTcacttgttcttttcttctctccaaTCTCCTTTTCTCTCACGCTAATTTTGACATCAgttcaagttttattttatttttgttgatttttttttcactcaagTTTGTGTGCTTTATATTTAAACTTCcttttttataagtattaaaaatataagttaatcATTAATCATATATAAACAAACTTGAAGATTTGGTCAAAAAAGTTGTTAATCATCCCGGTCATTGTTATGATTACAACAATCTACGAAAATAAGAATCTGTCCATGAAGCACACGGGTGGGGTTCCTGCATTTAAAAACATCGGTCAATAAAATTCTGTAAACGAAATTGTATTCTGTAAACGAAATTGCTCCGCTCCCATGTGATAATCGTTAATCACgaagacaaaaatataaataattaataaacttgAAGATCAGTTTGGACTTTATCTGCGTATTTCATTTTTGAAGATCTTGTTGTGctcattaaaattttgaaattaaaaaactgAGTGATTTCTAAGTGACAGCCGTTAACAACGTACACAAGAGTAGTAAAAACAAGAGTAGTAACTATGTTAAAGTAtgaccattttcatcaattttcacTAGGTCATGCACCTCTTAAACtactaaaatatgttaaaagtcGAAACTAAATTTGGTGAATTTTGTAAGCCGAAAAAGCTTAATCCGTTTTTACTGATACCATGCCCCCATTATCCCAAATCAAAGATCCAGCCATGGTCTTCCAGATTCATGTTATGCCTTTGATACTAGCAAGAAATGCTTTTAGAAGTTTGCctacttcaaaaaataaaaccttTTCCATATACCTTTTAAAAGTCGTTCAAACTTTGCACCTAAACATTCTCATAATCTAGATTTTACAACTAATCCTTAAACATGTGACTAGTTGAAGTAAAACTTGACAGTAATAAACAATGGTTGTGTATGTTTGACTGGAAGCTAAGGGGTAGCATGAAACCTCGTTGACAGAGTTAGCTGGGATAGTGAGATCCCAGACTTTATGATGGACTcagtaaaataaagtaaaaaaagttaaaatgtgCTGTCTGTTCAGCTAAGATCCTTTGGTTTGGTCCAACTAACTGACATGTCAGTCCTCTACTTCACCCATACATAAGTATTGAATGATGCATGCACAAATTATCCTTATATACTATTTCTTATTTGATGTAGATACAGAGCACGTTCGAAATAATGTGGAAGAATTcaacaattgttttttactcCAGAAACCAATTTTCCGTATTTAATTTTGCAtatgaaataaaacaatttggttgaaatttcaaaaaaatacttTTCCAACATCTACCAAAACATAGCCATGACCACTATCACGTTTTAGGCGAACCCACTAAACATTATAGCAATTAgattaaacataatattaatacGTATGAACCATTTAGGTCCAATCCACATATTTAAACGCTTCGTAAACGTGGAGAGAGCAaatggaataaaataatataaaatagttgAGTATCTGTAATCTGACACAATCATAAACAACTTTAAGTGAAACTAACCGCAAGAATACAATTTGCAATAAGCACTTAAGAGTGCATTGAAGTACCTAAGCACTTGTTCATGGAACTTGAAGCTCACTGAATTCCAAGCCGAAATTGAAACTAGCATTTGCATGACAGGTCGCCTGCAATTCTCTTTACAACATGCTCCTAAAGCAAAAACAGAAACTCTATATTATACTGATTCTGAAAGTTTATGATCAGCAGCATGGCTCAAAACTACTGCGAAAGACTTTAAGAAAGAAGGTAAACTCTTACTTTAATGGAAGCTTAAAATTTCAGCTTCAAGGCTTGTGAAGTTTGAAGCCAAAAACTCTTGGAACATAGCTCTGTGATGGTTTCTGTGGTTTTAGTTGTCCATAAGTCATGAGGAACAGGTGAGGAAATGTAGTTCCAAAATAAGCACCGTCAATGTCTAAAATAGAATTAAGGATTTGAGAACAGGATAGTGTACCACTACTAATATAAGCCACAATTATAAGTTGCAAAATATATAGAGAATAAAAGACAAGCAATCTTAGTTGAATTCACACATTTCACGATTTAATTATCAGTTAAAGTGTTCCTTGTTCTGCAGATTTTATCCTGGAAACTACTAGGATTTCAATGATTATGATAAACAACATTCGACAGGCGTAAAGGTTGAAAGatataacacacacacacacagcgAGAGGAGGGACCAATTTACTCCCAAGAAAGTCACTCCCATTTTCactgtttattttttgaaatctgACGGTGAAGATTAATTATTCATTAGAATCAATAGATCTCAAGAAAATGAATGGTTACGATAAGGAATTATTCTCATGAAGTTCCTCTAGGATGAACCTGGTCCCTCCTTTATATATAGACACATtctcaaaaaagaaaacaaaacagtGTTTCCAGACGTTCACGAAACACTTTTCAGATATCTAATATCACTTGTAAAGTGATTAATAATAAACCCCAAACCATATAAATCattcatattttaaagttaaactCAATTCCATTATAGATCAGCTTAGTATTGCGTAGATTAGCCATGTATTCAATTGAGAGTCATCTTTTAAGAATAAGTAACACGAATCCCCAACCTTGCTCTTATAGGCATTTGACATCTACATGCAAAACCTAGACCCTAGAAAGATCAATATATGCATTTGCAGTAAAAACCAAGAGAAAAGATGAACGAGCGTTACTTCTAGAGGGATGTGGATGCATAATCAACTAAAACCcattcaataatataatatgtacaaGGATACTGCCTTGATACTTGGACCGAGGATAGTAAATGTCTTCACACCTAGGGCAGTATATTTTCACAGTACTGGATCTCGGGATGTCTGACTGACCAACTGGAATACAAGGTTGTCCAGAGCAGTAAACTCTCGGGCATCTGCCAAAATCATAGTTCTTGTACTTGTCCAGCTGTGGAAATTCCAATATCATCAACAATACAAACCTTAACTGAAGGAGACTACATTAAGATAGAAATTAGTGAGAGAGAGAGGTCTAACCATTGCAGCCATTCCTTTGCTTGTCAATATATACCGGGCATGAATCAGACCATATAGCATTTCGGCTGCTGATTCAATTAACTCATTTTGTTCCTCGGTAAACATGTCACCTACACAATTTCACCAATCCAATTTAGATTTCAAACATTCGGTTCTGTTTGCATAAACTTCTTATAAGTACTTATAGGAGAAGgagataaaaacataaaatgaatcAAGCTTTTctcataagttaaaattaacttatgcataaattaaaatcagCTTCTGAAGAAGCTAAATAAGaagagttttataaattaacttatGCATAAGCTTAATTTTAACACATGAAAGAAGCTTATTCATTTTACCTTCTTATTTCTTCTCAAGTGTTCATTGAGAAATTTATCCAAACAGGGCCGAAGTacaaaaaatgatcaaatacaTAATCCACACTGCAGACATGCAAGTGCACAATTTGAATCACAAGGAGTTAGCATGCATTGCATAGTTTCACTAACAAACAAAGTGATATTTTGCAATTGAAAAGTATAACGCACATATTCATAAGCTTACCATGGGAGGACTCAACATCCAAAATCAAATCCAGAGCATAATCGTAGTAAGGCACTTGACTGCTTAATCCGCACAGGTTGAAATCGTCCTGGATGTAATCGTCATCAACCTCACAGAAAAACTCATTTCCTCTCAAATTGCAGAACCACGAGATCCAAGACGTGTCATCACCATCGGAACCGCTAACATCAGACTCCTCGCTGTCTGTTTCAGACTCTTCTGCATCCAATAACGCATGTAAAACAAAGTCAGCTCAATATTCACTCTACATCAACTGTATCTCTCTAAATTTCTCGTCCAATCAATTTCACCGTGTTTTACCCCCTTCCACGTCTCAAAAACCCTACCGGAATCAAATTCAGCGTCTCTACGCTATTCGAGCaataaaaaacagtaaaaacaAAGTCAAGAGTTCTACAAAGCGCGTATTAACATAACCCTAAGTCTGTAAAGATACGGCCAACTCCGAAAAGGATTAGGATTCGGTTGGCGAGATTGGCATTGAAAAGAGATCAGATCGTAAGAGAAAAGGAGAAATCTCGAACCGTCAGAAGCGTTGGAATTCTTGGAGATAGGGGCGGTGACGGAGGCGGAGCGGGAGTCCTTGGCGGCGGCTAAGAGGGAAGAGGAGGATGAGCGGTCCTTGCCGTTGATGCCGGCGGCTCTAGATGTGGACGGCGAGGATCGTTCGAGCTGTTTATCGAGGACGTCGTTGATTCGCTTCCGATCAGCGGAAGTTACCTCCGATTTGGATCCTACTCCTCGCTCTCTGTACATAACGAACGCCGGTGCTGTCTTCCTCTCCGCGATTCGATTTGATTCGGTTCGGTACGATTGTCACCCAATCATAACAACGTTACTGATACGACGCCGTTGTGGCTCGTGTTGCAGGAAGCTAGGGTTTTGAGGTTGAGTTTCAGGGAGAGGGATGCAATTTTCAATTTACAGACGCAAACAATGATTCCCCGTTTCGGTTCGTTTCTATTCCTtccaaataattttctttttttcttttctacattTAGTGCTTTTCTTTCGGGgaagatatttttcattcttcaaggtattttctttttatcataatcataaagcataaataaataaaaagttcaaaaatataTACAGCTCCagttaacttaattaaattcatttccTTACTTAATTTAAGTTGAACTAGATCATGTTTTTCCtctcaaaacaaaattagataAGTAACAAACACAGTTTTTCCCACTAAAAAACTCATGTTTAATGATACAATTATTTAGCTAAAAAAAGTTCACACTATATCTCACATTGATGTTAAatggtgtttttctttttcattaggTTCGACAATTAGGGTGACCTAGTTTCTACCTAATAAGAATATTTAAGCAAATTTCAAATGGTGCGTACTACTGAATATTATTGTCCAACCCTGCTTGCCAATAAGTATTATTTTCTTCGACTCGTAATTTAAGACTgtattagtattttatataaatgcatttttttcattttctgtatttttttcaCTGTGTATTTTTgtgtaagaaaataatttcaattaaacGAGTTCTTTACTCTGCTGCATAGTTGCATTCAATTGTTGTAAGTCAAACAATCTTTTATTAAGGGTAATAAGTCTTTAGTTTTGCATTATAATTACGAGgttaaacaaatttttctataattaaaaatctaaataatacTACTGTTGTTATTGGTTTCATCAAACTTGCATTCCTTGTCTCCTAATGTCATAACAGGACACCACCCAGTTGTCTTCGTATATTTTTCGTTATTCATTTTTCAATCTTGTTCAggatattttgttcttttctaaACACATAGAAAAGCAAAAATATACGAAAGAACAAAACACCTCTTTTAAGAGTTAAGGTGAAATTTTGTAATATGACAATTTGGCCTATAATCAAATTTCGCTGTCACCTACCCTTCTCCAAATAAGATGTTGGAGGATTacggaaaagaaaaataattttttgaccaatatattcataaataagagcacaaataaaatcataaatttaattaatgtgaAGATTTGTTTCACGGATAAGAAAAGTATTATCATCTAGTATGTAATTTTTCTGGCGGAAACCATAcacttttcatatattttcttacaaaaattgCAAGTTTtgttatctaatttttttttacgaaaGTTGCAAAAGTACAAATTTCTTTTTACGAAACTCAGATACTCTTTCTAAAAGTAAAATTGTAACCTTGGTGTGACGCATAA encodes:
- the LOC114173752 gene encoding casein kinase II subunit beta-1-like, with amino-acid sequence MYRERGVGSKSEVTSADRKRINDVLDKQLERSSPSTSRAAGINGKDRSSSSSLLAAAKDSRSASVTAPISKNSNASDEESETDSEESDVSGSDGDDTSWISWFCNLRGNEFFCEVDDDYIQDDFNLCGLSSQVPYYDYALDLILDVESSHGDMFTEEQNELIESAAEMLYGLIHARYILTSKGMAAMLDKYKNYDFGRCPRVYCSGQPCIPVGQSDIPRSSTVKIYCPRCEDIYYPRSKYQGNIDGAYFGTTFPHLFLMTYGQLKPQKPSQSYVPRVFGFKLHKP